One part of the Leucobacter triazinivorans genome encodes these proteins:
- a CDS encoding ankyrin repeat domain-containing protein, translating to MQQNEKIDETEPTAAERAAATAALRSAVSAGDLPAARAAIERGADLERRDEQGRTPLVIATKENRVELAVLLLEAGADPNAKDDIEDSAFLYAGAEGLDEILRATLEHGADVASTNRYGGTALIPAAEHGHVSTAEILIAAGVPLDHVNNLGWTALHEAVVLGTGSEGHVAVVRALLEAGADPELPDGNGVAPRDLAIAHGHANLVAEIDRALAS from the coding sequence GTGCAGCAGAACGAGAAGATCGACGAGACCGAGCCCACCGCCGCGGAGCGCGCCGCCGCCACCGCGGCTCTGCGCTCCGCCGTATCCGCGGGGGATCTTCCGGCCGCCCGTGCGGCCATCGAGCGCGGCGCCGATCTCGAGCGGCGGGACGAACAGGGGCGCACCCCGCTCGTGATCGCGACGAAGGAGAACCGCGTCGAACTCGCGGTGCTGCTGCTGGAGGCGGGCGCGGATCCGAACGCGAAGGACGACATCGAGGATTCCGCCTTCCTGTACGCGGGAGCCGAGGGCCTCGATGAGATCCTGCGCGCGACGCTCGAGCACGGCGCCGACGTCGCCTCGACGAACCGCTACGGCGGCACCGCGCTGATCCCCGCCGCCGAGCACGGGCACGTGAGCACCGCCGAGATCCTCATCGCTGCGGGCGTGCCGCTCGACCACGTGAACAACCTCGGCTGGACGGCGCTGCACGAGGCCGTCGTGCTGGGCACGGGGAGCGAGGGTCACGTCGCCGTCGTGCGCGCGCTGCTCGAAGCGGGTGCGGATCCCGAGCTTCCCGACGGCAACGGCGTCGCGCCGCGCGATCTCGCGATCGCCCACGGGCACGCGAACCTCGTCGCCGAGATCGATCGCGCGCTCGCCTCGTAG
- a CDS encoding mechanosensitive ion channel family protein encodes MNIPPIDDIVAQTTVSVWDVVLAALTLLVAWIVSIFARRGVIALTQRLNGISDGAAILIARIVRYAVVLTGVGVALVFLGASIQPLVAVALIVAAVVFLALRGVSANFAAGVILQTRNPIRVGDDIEYEGYRGTVRELNGRSVILATRDGRTVHVPNASILDSPIVNHSTSGRGRSELRVRADTGLDGLDALAAAVREAIRSVGAALELPAPRVLLETAEPERLCLVVQFWHAPGAERPVTAAAVLAVANGLREEGITAVVTSEAPDPALTPPPPL; translated from the coding sequence ATGAACATCCCGCCCATCGACGACATCGTCGCCCAGACGACGGTCTCCGTGTGGGACGTCGTGCTCGCGGCACTCACTCTTCTCGTCGCCTGGATCGTCTCGATCTTCGCGCGCCGAGGCGTGATCGCGCTGACGCAGCGGCTCAACGGCATCAGCGACGGCGCCGCGATCCTTATCGCGCGCATCGTGCGGTACGCGGTCGTGCTCACGGGCGTGGGGGTGGCGCTGGTCTTCCTCGGCGCATCCATTCAGCCGCTCGTGGCGGTCGCGCTCATCGTCGCGGCGGTCGTCTTCCTCGCGCTGCGCGGGGTTTCGGCGAACTTCGCCGCCGGCGTGATCCTGCAGACCCGGAATCCCATCAGAGTGGGGGACGACATCGAGTACGAGGGCTATCGCGGGACCGTGCGCGAGCTCAACGGCCGATCCGTCATCCTGGCGACGCGCGATGGGCGGACCGTCCACGTTCCCAATGCGAGCATCCTCGACAGCCCGATCGTGAACCATTCGACGTCGGGGCGAGGACGGTCAGAGCTCAGGGTGCGCGCAGATACCGGGCTCGACGGTCTCGACGCGCTCGCCGCAGCGGTGCGCGAGGCGATCCGCTCGGTGGGCGCAGCGCTCGAGCTGCCGGCGCCGCGCGTGCTGCTCGAAACGGCAGAGCCGGAGCGCCTGTGCCTCGTCGTGCAGTTCTGGCACGCGCCGGGGGCGGAGCGGCCCGTCACGGCCGCCGCGGTCCTCGCCGTCGCGAACGGGCTGCGAGAGGAGGGGATCACCGCCGTGGTCACGAGCGAGGCGCCGGACCCCGCGCTGACCCCGCCCCCGCCGCTGTGA
- a CDS encoding GAP family protein, translating into MTSVVGDLLPLAVGVAISPVPIIAVILMLFASRTAAAVLFLAGWLLGVVAVAAVFTVVGVLLPRSATGEVHPIVGAIKIVLGVLMLLLATRSWRRRAPDPESPRMPKWLDAVDAVSARRSLALGFALAAANPKNLLLGIAAGTTIGAEDLTAGEQALTIGVYTLIAGSTVLAPVLAHLIAANRATPRLATTRTWLVQNNATILAVLLLINGVTLIGKGIADL; encoded by the coding sequence ATGACCTCGGTGGTCGGAGATCTGCTGCCGCTGGCCGTGGGCGTGGCGATCAGTCCGGTGCCGATCATCGCGGTGATCCTCATGCTGTTCGCGTCGAGGACGGCGGCGGCGGTGCTCTTCCTCGCCGGCTGGCTGCTCGGCGTCGTCGCGGTCGCCGCCGTCTTCACCGTGGTCGGCGTGCTGCTCCCCCGGTCTGCCACCGGCGAGGTGCATCCGATCGTCGGGGCCATCAAGATCGTGCTCGGCGTGCTGATGCTGCTGCTCGCCACGCGTTCGTGGCGCCGCCGAGCTCCGGACCCGGAGAGTCCGCGAATGCCGAAGTGGCTCGACGCCGTCGACGCAGTGTCGGCGCGGCGGAGCCTCGCCCTGGGATTCGCGCTCGCAGCGGCGAATCCGAAGAACCTGCTGCTCGGGATCGCCGCGGGCACCACGATCGGCGCGGAGGACCTGACGGCGGGCGAGCAGGCGCTCACGATCGGGGTCTACACGCTCATCGCCGGCTCGACCGTGCTCGCGCCAGTGCTCGCGCACCTCATCGCGGCGAACCGCGCCACCCCGCGCCTCGCGACGACGCGCACCTGGCTGGTGCAGAACAACGCCACCATCCTGGCCGTGCTGCTGCTCATCAACGGCGTGACGCTCATCGGGAAGGGGATCGCGGATCTCTAG
- a CDS encoding AI-2E family transporter, with amino-acid sequence MTELNRSRFAANASGSQPGRGRGPHERLAAAAARRRAARPQVRRRDPVRILVAIAAAAVALVGVHLMRDIVTPLLLALIVVITVHPVRRRLIARSAPPWLAAAAVIAIAWSVLLAMLVLSVAIVGMFTWVLEAHGPEIASAQGEVGSFLERLGLHSGVDDLVGDWLSPQAALALSSRLALALADIVLAIAFVLMYVVFLALDAQRFDRITTEFGRRRAALLESLRTYAGSIRRFMLVNTVFGVIVAVLDGLLVWALGVPAPFAWAMLAFVTNYIPSIGFLIGLAPPAILAFVLGDWRAGLVVIVGYCIINVVLQSFVQPRFVSRAVRLNLTITFLSVVFWVVVLGPMGAILAVPMTLLARTLILDASEESRFARWITGDEH; translated from the coding sequence ATGACGGAGTTGAATCGCAGCCGGTTCGCGGCGAATGCGTCGGGATCCCAGCCCGGGCGAGGCAGGGGTCCGCACGAGCGCCTCGCGGCCGCGGCCGCGAGGCGCCGGGCAGCGCGGCCGCAGGTCCGACGGAGGGATCCGGTCCGGATCCTCGTCGCGATCGCAGCAGCCGCGGTGGCACTGGTCGGCGTCCATCTCATGCGCGACATCGTGACCCCTCTCCTCCTCGCGCTCATCGTCGTGATCACGGTCCACCCGGTGCGCCGTCGCCTCATCGCGCGCTCGGCACCGCCCTGGCTCGCCGCCGCCGCGGTGATCGCGATCGCGTGGTCGGTGCTGCTCGCGATGCTCGTGCTGAGCGTCGCGATCGTCGGCATGTTCACCTGGGTGCTCGAGGCGCACGGGCCGGAGATCGCCTCGGCGCAGGGGGAGGTCGGCTCGTTCCTCGAGCGGCTCGGGCTGCACAGCGGTGTCGACGACCTCGTCGGCGACTGGCTCAGCCCGCAGGCCGCGCTCGCCCTGTCCTCCCGCCTCGCGCTCGCGCTGGCGGACATCGTGCTCGCCATCGCCTTCGTGCTGATGTACGTGGTGTTCCTCGCGCTCGACGCCCAGCGATTCGACCGCATCACGACCGAGTTCGGGCGCCGCCGCGCGGCACTGCTCGAGTCGCTCCGGACCTACGCGGGATCGATCCGACGCTTCATGCTCGTGAACACCGTGTTCGGCGTGATCGTGGCGGTGCTCGACGGTCTGCTCGTCTGGGCGCTCGGGGTGCCGGCGCCGTTCGCCTGGGCGATGCTGGCCTTCGTCACCAACTACATCCCGAGCATCGGCTTCCTGATCGGTCTCGCTCCCCCGGCGATCCTGGCGTTCGTGCTCGGCGACTGGCGGGCGGGCCTGGTGGTGATCGTGGGCTACTGCATCATCAACGTGGTGCTGCAGTCGTTCGTGCAGCCGCGGTTCGTGAGCCGAGCGGTTCGGCTCAACCTGACGATCACCTTCCTGTCCGTCGTCTTCTGGGTCGTGGTGCTCGGCCCGATGGGGGCGATCCTCGCCGTCCCCATGACGCTGCTCGCGCGCACGCTGATCCTCGATGCCAGCGAGGAGTCGAGGTTCGCGCGCTGGATCACCGGAGACGAGCACTGA
- a CDS encoding SHOCT domain-containing protein yields MGFWSSFWDIIWIFFWSFAFLAYLIALFTVIGDLFRDRTLNGWWKALWLIFMIFLPFLTVLVYLIARGRGMAERNQKQVKDAQDATDQYIRSVAGGGSPADEIAKAKALLDAGTITPQEYEAIKTKALL; encoded by the coding sequence ATGGGTTTCTGGAGCAGCTTCTGGGACATCATCTGGATCTTCTTCTGGAGCTTCGCGTTCCTGGCGTACCTGATCGCGCTCTTCACCGTGATCGGCGATCTGTTCCGCGATCGGACGCTCAACGGCTGGTGGAAGGCGCTCTGGCTGATCTTCATGATCTTCCTCCCGTTCCTCACCGTGCTCGTCTACCTCATCGCGCGCGGCCGCGGCATGGCGGAGCGCAATCAGAAGCAGGTCAAGGATGCGCAGGACGCGACCGACCAGTACATCCGGAGCGTCGCCGGCGGAGGCAGCCCCGCCGACGAGATCGCCAAGGCCAAGGCACTGCTTGATGCGGGCACCATCACGCCGCAGGAGTACGAGGCGATCAAGACGAAGGCCCTGCTCTAG